Proteins encoded together in one Schistocerca americana isolate TAMUIC-IGC-003095 chromosome 8, iqSchAmer2.1, whole genome shotgun sequence window:
- the LOC124544721 gene encoding probable dolichyl pyrophosphate Man9GlcNAc2 alpha-1,3-glucosyltransferase, which produces MTDRVSRRVCLILVVSVAIFLRWCVSLFSYSGQNKPPMFGDYEAQRHWMEITLNLPTKEWYFNTSNNDLQYWGLDYPPLTAYHSLICGYVARYINPEFVALKVSRGYESYEHKLFMRATVVVADLLVYIPALCCYFSDKSRGQINKFNKPSSQKARHDTYVAELFLALIYPGIILIDHGHFQYNGVSLGFMVAAVAALLQSKLLVAAMAFCLALNYKQMELYHSLPFFCYMLGVCLSTKKKLLALKKLLCIASVVIPTFILVWVPFLSNIDVILQVLRRLFPLYRGVFEDKVANVWCALNIVYKLRNVDHLIMAKICLVSTLLAVTPTCLDLLLHPEKNKFLLALINSSLAFFLFSFHVHEKSILLAAIPAILYFPIEPFPVFWFLLVSNFSMLPLILKDNVLIPFVALTIFYFMSVIVIVDIEFGCDGMRLKSDSGPVVSKSNVNQKSQTKVKLKKQLSNEKWLSYAFMASIIGCVVLTVCSIFIKPPQKYPDLFPLIVSVYSCAHFLLFFLYFMYRQISPDTHVCLKCD; this is translated from the coding sequence ATGACAGACAGAGTTAGTAGACGTGTTTGTTTGATTTTGGTCGTCTCTGTGGCGATCTTTTTACGATGGTGCGTCTCATTGTTTTCTTACTCAGGACAAAATAAACCGCCTATGTTCGGTGACTATGAAGCTCAAAGACATTGGATGGAAATCACTTTGAATCTGCCTACGAAAGAGTGGTACTTTAACACTTCCAACAATGACTTACAGTACTGGGGGCTTGACTATCCCCCACTGACAGCTTACCACAGCTTAATTTGCGGCTATGTAGCTCGATACATAAATCCGGAATTTGTGGCCCTGAAGGTCTCACGTGGTTACGAAAGCTATGAACACAAGTTATTTATGAGAGCAACTGTAGTTGTAGCAGATCTCCTTGTATATATACCTGCTCTGTGCTGTTATTTTTCAGACAAAAGCAGAGGCCAGATAAACAAATTTAACAAACCGAGCAGCCAAAAGGCAAGGCACGACACATATGTTGCTGAACTGTTTCTAGCACTAATTTATCCTGGTATTATACTTATTGACCATGGACACTTTCAATACAATGGAGTCTCTCTGGGATTTATGGTTGCAGCTGTTGCTGCATTGCTTCAAAGTAAACTGCTGGTTGCGGCAATGGCATTCTGTTTGGCGTTGAATTACAAGCAAATGGAATTATACCATTCATTGCCTTTCTTCTGCTATATGTTAGGAGTTTGTTTATCGACGAAGAAAAAACTGCtagcattaaaaaaattactgtgtaTTGCAAGTGTTGTAATCCCAACATTTATTTTGGTTTGGGTTCCATTTCTTAGTAATATAGATGTGATCTTGCAAGTTCTTCGCCGTCTTTTCCCATTGTATCGTGGTGTTTTTGAAGACAAAGTAGCAAATGTGTGGTGTGCTTTAAACATTGTATACAAACTCCGGAATGTGGACCATCTGATTATGGCAAAAATTTGCCTCGTTTCCACTCTACTTGCTGTAACGCCTACCTGCCTTGATCTTTTGCTACAcccagaaaaaaataaatttttgctgGCACTAATTAAttcttcacttgcatttttcctgttttctttccaTGTCCATGAAAAAAGCATCCTCCTTGCAGCCATTCCTGCTATTCTGTATTTTCCAATTGAACCATTCCCAGTATTTTGGTTTCTTTTAGTGTCAAATTTCAGTATGTTGCCATTAATATTGAAAGATAATGTTCTTATACCATTTGTAGCATTAACAATATTCTATTTCATGTCCGTAATAGTTATTGTTGACATAGAATTTGGTTGTGATGGGATGAGGTTGAAATCTGACAGTGGACCTGTAGTATCAAAGAGTAATGTGAATCAGAAATCACAGACAAAAGTGAAATTGAAGAAACAGTTGTCAAATGAAAAATGGCTTAGTTATGCATTTATGGCTTCAATAATCGGTTGTGTTGTATTAACTGTCTGTAGCATATTTATAAAGCCACCCCAGAAGTATCCTGATTTATTTCCCCTTATTGTGTCTGTGTATTCATGTGCTCACTTCTTGCTCTTCTTTTTGTATTTCATGTATCGCCAAATATCACCAGACACCCATGTTTGTTTGAAATGTGATTAA